Proteins encoded within one genomic window of Penaeus monodon isolate SGIC_2016 unplaced genomic scaffold, NSTDA_Pmon_1 PmonScaffold_4421, whole genome shotgun sequence:
- the LOC119570916 gene encoding uncharacterized protein LOC119570916: ERAERGASERAAERAERAERASERERAAERGRESAERDAR; encoded by the exons gagagagcagaaagaggagcctcagagagagcagcagagagagcagagagagccgagagagcatcagagaga gagagagcagcagagagaggcagagagagcgcagagagagacgcgaga